Proteins co-encoded in one Yamadazyma tenuis chromosome 1, complete sequence genomic window:
- a CDS encoding uncharacterized protein (COG:S; EggNog:ENOG503NUMB) produces MNKDIEKTVTEIRGKFDTSKLSDFITNENAISSNPSVSLGIHIPKWQGPLTIKQFVFGQSNPTYLIIDANNNLSVLRRKPFPNSKLVSKSAHAIEREFFIINGINTLNERSSKKVPVPDTYFLCEDESIIGYVFYVMEYVEGASIKNPDMGDLAPAKKDQLWNSIMDTITAIHSLDADKLIESLPEKHFPQFKKPKSVTGSSASYFERQMKTLAGVSKKQGETVEPIPHFDVITQYILKNAPKDPVKKMLIHGDCKIDNFLFDKQLNKVIAVLDWELCTFGHPLFDLANFLQPFQIPNELNALFFAPLETDVGKENSASLQLIQDKLKLYKQKLGFVWDPNDPSNDPVKKWQVGFLFGLVRLSVISQGIAMRIKKGSASSANAAGFGSLYPYLAELVFGDIRPPKL; encoded by the coding sequence ATGAACAAGGACATCGAAAAGACCGTCACAGAAATAAGGGGGAAGTTTGACACCTCCAAATTGTCGGATTTCATTACCAATGAGAATGCAATCAGCTCAAACCCACTGGTGTCCCTTGGTATCCACATACCCAAGTGGCAAGGTCCCCTTACTATCAAACAATTTGTATTCGGACAGTCCAATCCAACGTATTTGATTATTGAcgccaacaacaacttatcTGTGTTGAGAAGGAAGCCATTTCCAAACTCTAAGCTTGTTTCCAAGTCTGCTCATGCCATTGAAAGAGAATTCTTTATCATTAACGGTATTAACACTTTGAACGAAAGGAGTCTGAAGAAAGTCCCAGTCCCAGATACATACTTTTTGTGTGAAGACGAGTCCATTATTGGATATGTGTTTTACGTTATGGAGTACGTTGAAGGAGCACTGATCAAAAACCCCGATATGGGGGACCTTGCACCAGCCAAAAAAGACCAATTGTGGAATTCGATCATGGATACCATTACTGCGATTCACTCTTTGGACGCAGATAAGTTGATTGAACTGCTCCCAGAAAAACACTTTCCACAAttcaagaaacccaagTCGGTCACTGGTTCGTCTGCTTCGTACTTTGAAAGGCAGATGAAGACGTTGGCTGGTGTATCGAAGAAACAAGGTGAAACAGTAGAACCAATTCCACACTTTGATGTCATCACTCAGTATATCTTGAAAAATGCCCCCAAAGATCCAGTcaaaaagatgttgattCATGGCGATTGCAAGATCGACAACTTCTTATTTGACAAGcagttgaacaaagttATTGCAGTTTTGGACTGGGAATTGTGCACGTTTGGCCACCCCCTCTTCGACTTAGCTAACTTCTTGCAACCATTCCAAATCCCTAACGAATTGAATGCTCTTTTCTTTGCTCCTTTGGAGACCGATGTCGGAAAGGAGAACTCAGCTTCTTTGCAGTTAATTCAGGATAAATTAAAATTGTACAAACAAAAGTTGGGGTTTGTGTGGGATCCAAACGACCCATCGAACGATCCAGTAAAGAAATGGCAAGTTGGCTTCTTATTTGGACTAGTCAGGTTGTCGGTGATTTCGCAGGGAATTGCCATGAGAATCAAAAAGGGTTCTGCATCTTCTGCTAATGCTGCCGGTTTTGGTTCTTTATACCCCTACTTGGCGGAGCTTGTATTTGGGGACATTAGACCTCCAAAATTGTAG
- the DSS4 gene encoding Guanine nucleotide dissociation stimulator for Sec4p (COG:T,U; EggNog:ENOG503P5YG), whose translation MNFEQAREGTGSVKCPFPNCDTKIISYTEPLRESVVQIPSAPEMVNLEKTPSSSKFFRISDMWDFDNIGVSRPLEQYTDFKIDSQTFDIERILICSECDKGPIGFAGHFNHDTEKSPNTLTYFLSCNSMVYSGQ comes from the coding sequence ATGAACTTTGAACAGGCAAGAGAAGGCACTGGTTCAGTCAAGTGTCCGTTTCCCAACTGTGACACCAAAATCATTTCTTACACGGAGCCCTTACGTGAATCTGTTGTCCAAATTCCCAGTGCCCCTGAAATGGTGAATTTAGAAAAAACCCCTTCCTCATCCAAATTCTTTAGGATATCAGATATGTGGGACTTTGACAACATTGGCGTCTCAAGGCCCCTTGAGCAATATACTGACTTCAAGATTGACAGCCAGACCTTCGACATAGAGAGGATCTTGATATGCTCAGAGTGTGATAAAGGTCCCATTGGATTTGCTGGCCATTTCAATCACGACACCGAAAAACTGCCCAATACGCTAACGTATTTTTTGTCGTGTAACAGCATGGTCTACCTGGGTCAATGA
- a CDS encoding uncharacterized protein (COG:E; EggNog:ENOG503NUKJ; CAZy:AA3) translates to MSQNEVQNHQLGPLLALSDALIGKIDPEEIRHKLPSTFPMERLEEYCNLIPSKVPGFKEEICSKVNGSGIDSSKKFVMLMSLLSSRLAAPVLTGSTTLITEMSNDQKAQLLSKWRDSSLSVLRNLYRSIYALTIATYSTLGGDLHNMAIGYPGRDLREELYEGQLPNSYKYEMIDRVKSDGTELYLPNIDALIIGSGAGAGVVAHTLQTEGYNCLVLEKAKYYDFSEFVFDDAEGLKKLYENSGAFSTKTQELFLLAGSSFGGGTTVNWSASLKTPFKVRKEWYDDFGVDFFAQEDYDTCMDYVFKQMGVSNENLNHSHSNQLIMDSTERLGYQSSLIGQNTGLHKNHDCGFCYLGCKYGIKQGSQACWLRDAAEKGCKFLDQVRVIKIIHKHGKATAALCLDKTTGFRFTIKGPKKFIVSGGTLNTPLVLKDSGFKNKNIGSNLKLHPVTCTIGFHPKEVNMEAFHHPIMTAVSTEVADLDGKHHGPRIESVLHAPFMEASFMPWYDSDQLRTDLLKYNQTSAMLVITRDVGSGKVYSDPRQPEKVLVDYTMNKFDVNALLEGFLVAADMLYMDGVIEIKSSQSWTPQFKSTKPKHERKITDKDYVEWRKAVKKVGFSSFGPAYGSAHQMSSCRMSGKGPKQGAVDQKGRLFECKNIIVADASVFPTASGANPMVTTMSIARHIALDLVADMKNLQKL, encoded by the coding sequence ATGCTGCAAAACGAAGTGcaaaatcatcaattgGGGCCATTGCTTGCCTTATCAGATGCCTTAATAGGTAAGATTGACCCAGAAGAGATCAGACACAAGCTTCCTTCTACCTTCCCAATGGAAAGATTAGAAGAGTACTGTAATTTGATACCCAGTAAAGTCCCTGGattcaaggaagaaatctGCCTGAAGGTCAATGGCAGTGGAATTGATTCCAGCAAAAAGTTTGTGATGTTGATGTCGTTGTTATCATCAAGACTTGCGGCACCAGTGTTGACTGGATCCACCACTTTAATTACCGAGATGTCCAATGACCAAAAGGCCCAGCTCTTGAGCAAATGGAGAGACTCGTCACTTTCGGTGTTAAGAAACTTATACCGAAGCATTTATGCGTTGACGATTGCCACGTATCTGACGTTGGGTGGTGATTTGCATAATATGGCTATTGGATACCCAGGAAGGGACCTCCGCGAAGAATTATATGAAGGTCAGCTCCCAAACTCGTACAAGTACGAGATGATTGATCGGGTCAAGTCCGATGGCACCGAATTGTACTTGCCCAATATCGATGCGTTGATCATTGGAAGTGGTGCCGGTGCTGGAGTAGTGGCCCACACTTTACAGACTGAGGGATATAACtgtttggtgttggaaaaggCCAAGTACTACGATTTTTCTgaatttgtgtttgacGATGCTGAAGGTCTTAAGAAGTTGTATGAGAACTCGGGGGCTTTTTCCACCAAGACCCAGGAGCTTTTCCTTTTAGCAGGTTCTagttttggtggtggtaccaCTGTTAATTGGTCGGCTTCTCTTAAAACCCCGTTCAAAGTACGTAAAGAGTGGTACGATGactttggagttgatttctttgcCCAAGAGGATTATGACACTTGTATGGATTatgtcttcaaacaaatgGGCGTAAGTAACGAAAACCTCAACCACTCTCATTCAAATCAGCTTATCATGGATAGTACTGAACGATTAGGCTATCAGTCGAGTCTCATTGGCCAGAATACAGGCTTACATAAAAACCATGACTGTGGTTTCTGCTATCTTGGATGCAAATATGGGATCAAGCAAGGCAGTCAGGCTTGTTGGCTCAGAGACGCGGCAGAAAAAGGTTGCAAATTCTTGGACCAGGTAAGAGTAATTAAGATTATTCATAAACATGGAAAAGCCACTGCAGCTCTTTGCCTTGATAAAACTACTGGTTTCAGGTTCACTATTAAAGGTCCTAAAAAGTTCATTGTTAGTGGCGGAACCTTAAATACACCTCTCGTATTGAAGGATTCAGGattcaaaaacaaaaatatcgGAAGCAATTTGAAATTGCATCCTGTCACTTGTACAATTGGTTTTCACCCCAAAGAAGTAAACATGGAAGCTTTTCATCACCCAATAATGACAGCTGTGAGTACAGAAGTGGCTGACTTGGATGGTAAACACCACGGTCCAAGAATCGAATCGGTGTTACATGCCCCATTTATGGAGGCATCTTTCATGCCATGGTATGACAGTGACCAATTGAGAACAGATCTTTTAAAATATAACCAAACTTCAGCCATGTTGGTCATTACCAGAGATGTGGGCAGTGGGAAGGTGTACAGTGACCCAAGACAACCAGAAAAGGTCTTGGTTGACTACACTATGAACAAGTTTGATGTCAATGCGTTATTGGAAGGATTCTTGGTTGCTGCTGATATGTTGTATATGGATGGTGttattgaaatcaaaagtAGTCAATCTTGGACCCCACAGTTCAAATcgacaaaaccaaaacacGAGAGAAAGATCACCGATAAGGATTATGTTGAATGGCGTAAAGCGGTCAAAAAGGTTGGATTTTCCTCGTTTGGGCCTGCGTATGGTTCAGCCCACCAGATGAGTTCTTGTAGAATGTCTGGTAAAGGACCAAAACAGGGAGctgttgatcaaaaggGAAGACTTTTCGAGTGTAAAAACATCATTGTTGCCGATGCCAGTGTTTTCCCAACCGCTAGTGGAGCTAATCCAATGGTGACCACCATGTCTATAGCCAGACATATTGCCTTGGATTTGGTTGCAGACATGAAGAATTTGCAGAAACTTTAG